A window of Amycolatopsis australiensis contains these coding sequences:
- a CDS encoding peptidoglycan-binding domain-containing protein — protein sequence MNGVQPTVRNVFLDFSTQFEGRVPYLYVDVLDKVTIGVGNLVDPLPLALALPFVFKSDPATTASVDDITADWNAVKSDPTLARRGYRACAPLTKLMLTDEAIDDLVLSKAEQNESTLRRTSEFADYDDWPADAQLGLLSMAWALGPAFASGWPAFRAACGAHDWDAAAAACRITETGNPGVVPRNAANRALFRTAAYLAGQGYDPFTMGYTVTGNRPTVRLGATGDAVTFLQERLSSLDYLATSSDSFDSDTDDAVRAFQTDNELTADGVVGAACWAALGTGIPRQV from the coding sequence GTGAATGGCGTGCAACCGACTGTGCGCAACGTGTTTCTCGATTTCTCCACTCAGTTCGAAGGGCGAGTGCCCTACCTCTACGTCGATGTGCTGGACAAGGTGACCATCGGCGTTGGCAACCTCGTCGACCCGCTCCCGCTGGCGCTGGCGTTGCCGTTCGTGTTCAAGAGCGACCCCGCGACGACCGCCTCGGTCGACGACATCACGGCCGACTGGAACGCGGTCAAGTCCGACCCGACGCTGGCCCGGCGGGGCTACCGAGCCTGTGCGCCGCTGACCAAGCTCATGCTCACCGACGAGGCGATCGACGACCTCGTGCTGTCGAAGGCCGAGCAGAACGAGAGCACGTTGCGGCGGACCAGCGAGTTCGCCGACTACGACGATTGGCCGGCGGATGCCCAACTCGGCCTGCTCAGCATGGCCTGGGCACTGGGCCCGGCCTTCGCCTCGGGCTGGCCGGCCTTCCGCGCCGCCTGCGGGGCGCACGACTGGGACGCAGCCGCGGCCGCCTGCCGCATCACCGAGACCGGCAACCCCGGGGTGGTTCCGCGTAACGCGGCGAACCGGGCGCTGTTCCGCACTGCCGCCTACCTGGCGGGGCAGGGCTACGACCCTTTCACCATGGGCTACACGGTCACCGGCAACCGGCCCACCGTTCGGCTCGGGGCGACCGGAGACGCCGTGACGTTCCTCCAAGAACGACTGTCATCTCTGGACTATCTCGCCACGTCGTCCGACTCGTTCGACTCCGACACCGACGACGCCGTGCGCGCCTTCCAGACGGACAACGAGCTGACTGCGGACGGTGTCGTCGGCGCGGCGTGCTGGGCCGCGCTCGGCACTGGCATTCCGCGCCAGGTCTGA
- a CDS encoding flavin reductase family protein, whose product MTSVPDLQAVEHLGDRELRSAFGSFPTGVTALCALGENGPDGMVASAFTAASLAPPLVTVCVQRTSATWPRLRRQPHLGVSILAAGQEAACRSLSARTGERFAGVAWEAAGSGAVFVTGAVSWLDCVVHDELPAGDHVIVVLRIRRLLATRDRLPLVFHASRFRALAG is encoded by the coding sequence ATGACCTCGGTGCCGGACCTGCAGGCCGTCGAGCACCTCGGCGACCGGGAACTGCGCTCGGCGTTCGGGAGCTTCCCGACCGGCGTGACCGCGTTGTGCGCGCTCGGCGAGAACGGCCCGGACGGAATGGTGGCCAGCGCGTTCACCGCCGCGTCACTGGCGCCTCCGCTGGTGACGGTGTGCGTGCAGCGGACGTCCGCGACATGGCCGCGGTTGCGCCGGCAGCCGCACCTCGGGGTGAGCATCCTCGCGGCCGGGCAGGAGGCGGCGTGCCGCTCGTTGTCGGCCAGGACCGGCGAGCGGTTCGCCGGCGTGGCCTGGGAAGCGGCCGGCTCCGGCGCGGTGTTCGTGACCGGCGCGGTGTCCTGGCTCGACTGCGTCGTGCACGACGAGCTGCCGGCCGGCGACCACGTCATCGTCGTCCTGCGGATCCGGCGGCTCCTGGCGACGCGGGACCGGCTGCCGCTGGTGTTCCACGCGAGCCGGTTCCGCGCCCTGGCCGGATAA
- a CDS encoding SMP-30/gluconolactonase/LRE family protein, protein MEYRLETLSDDFVFLEGPRWHDGQLWLSDQWGHAVHALAESGERTKVADFPQRPSGISVLPDGTVVVVSMADRRLLSVTADGVVAEYADLSETVPHDLNDTVADRAGNIYVGTVGYDIVNGADFKPAELFLVRPGGRFEVVADGLEFPNGAVITPDGGTLIVAETFGNRLTAFTRAADGTLSGRRVWAALGERTPDGICLDASGAVWVSSFMTDEFVRVGEGGEVLDVIPVPGRRAVACALGGADGRTFFGLTYAGAHEDIVSGRKLARVEVCRVAVRAGGSP, encoded by the coding sequence ATGGAATACCGGCTGGAGACCCTTTCCGACGACTTCGTGTTCCTCGAAGGGCCGCGCTGGCACGACGGCCAGCTGTGGCTGTCGGACCAGTGGGGGCACGCCGTGCACGCGCTGGCGGAATCGGGCGAGCGCACCAAGGTCGCGGATTTCCCGCAGCGGCCGTCGGGGATCAGCGTGCTTCCGGACGGCACCGTGGTGGTCGTTTCCATGGCCGACCGGCGGCTGCTGTCGGTGACGGCGGACGGCGTCGTCGCGGAGTACGCCGACTTGTCGGAGACGGTTCCCCACGACCTCAACGACACCGTGGCCGACCGGGCCGGGAACATCTACGTCGGCACGGTCGGGTACGACATCGTGAACGGCGCCGACTTCAAGCCCGCCGAACTGTTCCTGGTCCGGCCGGGCGGCCGGTTCGAGGTCGTCGCCGACGGCCTGGAGTTCCCGAACGGCGCGGTCATCACGCCCGACGGCGGCACGCTCATCGTCGCCGAGACGTTCGGCAACCGGCTGACCGCCTTCACCCGCGCGGCCGACGGCACGCTGTCCGGCCGCCGAGTGTGGGCGGCGCTCGGCGAGCGGACGCCGGACGGCATCTGCCTCGACGCGTCCGGCGCGGTGTGGGTTTCGTCGTTCATGACCGACGAGTTCGTCCGGGTCGGCGAGGGCGGAGAGGTGCTCGACGTGATCCCGGTGCCCGGCCGGCGGGCCGTGGCCTGTGCGCTGGGCGGGGCTGACGGGCGCACCTTCTTCGGCCTGACCTATGCCGGCGCGCACGAGGACATCGTCTCGGGCCGGAAGCTCGCCCGGGTGGAGGTCTGCCGGGTGGCCGTGCGGGCCGGCGGCTCGCCCTGA